GTCTTGCCTTAAGCCATCCTTTTGAGCCGCGAGTTTCTCGAAAGTGGCGCCAAGCTGATCCTCTGCATACTCCTTGATGCGCGAAGCGGCCGAAGCCGTAGCGTCCGCGGCGAGAGCGGCCGTCAGCACTTCGGCCGCCGCAAGACCGCGCATCAGATCGTTCGTTTCAGCTTCCAGCTGCTCCACGAGACGGAGCAAAGCGGCGTTGGCCGGAGACTCGATATCGATTTCCTTCGGGAGCCAAAAATAAGGCTCCGGCTGGTGGCTGCTCGTAGTGATTTGAAAGGGTCGACGATTTTCCGTCGAAACGGCCTTCGTGCCAGCCTCATCCACGATTGCGCGGGCCTGCTCTGTCACGAGCAGAGGCGCGCCGATTGTGCCAAATAGCGTACCCAGGAAGCGCAGCCGGGATCGCGCTGGATCGCTTGAGTCCGGGTACTCAATTGCCAATGCGCTTTCCTCAAATTGCCGCCGATCCGGTTCGTCGATTTGCGGATAGGCCGCGGCAACAAGATCGACGGCATCCTTTGTTGTATCGGACGCGCGCAAGAACCCCACGTCTCGGACGTAGGGCCACAGGAGCGTTTCAAGAACCTCCGCCCGCTTCGCGCCGACAAGGAACAGCCGGGCCCAGAGCACCAGGGGCTTGGCATGGCGAATAACATACTGCGCGAGGCTGCGCGCGTCGTTGTCGCTCGCTGTCTCAAGGCGATTCTTAAAAGCGAGAAGAATGGCGGCTGCATTATCGGCATGGGCGTGGCGGTCGTTCGGATCCGATGCCCAGATATGGCTGTGATCGGCCAGCAGCGTCAGCGTTCCGCCTGCGGCCGCGATGACGACCGTCTCCGCGTCTCCATACTTTCGGCGGACATAACCCTCTAATGCCGCACTAATGGCCTTGATTGCCTGTTCCGGTTCGGCTCCAAGAAAGCGCGGCACCATCTCCTTCAACGTCCATTTGGCGTGATCGTAGTCCTGCCGCTTGTTGCTCGTCAGCGAGAGGATCTGGCTCGGTCCCATCGACGTCTTGCTGTCGTCGCTGACATCGTAGCTAAAAACCACTCCGAAAATCTCGACAAGGAAGCCGGGATCAACCGTAAGAAGGGTCTCGGCTTGTCGTGTTAGGGCAGGGATATCTTCATGCGCGTGCGTGGCCAAGCGCTCCGCTGTGAGCGTCCTGGACAGTAGTGTGCGTGACGTCACGGAGTCCGAGCGGTAGCTATCGGCGACAAGTTCAATCGCAATGGGAGTCAATGAATCAGCGGCTGGCCGGTCGAAAGCATAGGAAAAAAGCGCGCGCGCCGCGATGCCGAGGTCGACCAGGACGGCCGGATCGGTGACGCGCTTGCTGAAGCGGGTCAGGAGCGTCCGAAGCGGCCAGGCAATCCCGTCAAGATCGGAGCTGATGCGTGCTGCGAAGTGACACCAGGCGGCATCGGCCACCGGAAGCCCGTCATCCACGCGCACCGTGATCGAGCCGACCACGTGCATGAACGCCACGGTCGCCGCCTTGCGGCGGGTGTCGTCCCGCATAAGTGACAGAAATCCCTTGATGTCGTCGTTATCTGCGGGCAGTTCGGATGCGACGCGGGCCGCGATGCTGCGCGCGACGGGGTCAACGCCCGTGCCTCCGGCGAAAAGACAGACCGCTTTCCAAAAAGCCTCGCGGTCGGATTCGCCATTCTCCCAAAGGGATTGCAAGGCGAAGCCAATCGCCGGGGCCAGCATCAGCGACAAGCCGCGGTCGTCCCGCAAGCGCTCGACGGTCGCTTCGATATTCAGCGGATCGATAAAGAGCCGGCTTGCCGCGTAGTCGAACAAAATGTGGTGCCGGAAGCCAATCAATCGATTGTCGGGTAACAACGTCACCACGCCGTCTTTCAGCACAGCATCGAACGCATCGGGATCCGGCGCTGCAGACGTGTTACGCCGTGCCCGCAGACTTCGATCGGCCACCATTTCCGTCACCGCCGCGCCAAGACAGAGTTCGGCGCCGCTGCCATGTTGCTCAACACGTTTGCGCCAATAAAGCGCCAGTAGCTCGACCTGAGAGGCGATGCTATTGAATGCATCCGGGGTCGCCCCGTTTGTGAGAAGCTCGGCCAGCAGCCGCGTATTAAAGGGAACGCGCGCCAGATCGCGGAGTTTCTCGCCGCCGCGCGTGATGGCCTGGTCCAGCGGCGGCGCGTTGACACGCAGCGCGGCAAACTCCGCAACACTCCACGGCGGCACCGTGATGTGGCGGATATCTGCAAAATCCTTGCTCGCGCGGTCAGCTGCTGGGGGAGTGCCTCTGAACAAGAGGCGGAACTGTTCGCCCATGCGGAGATCAAACGAGCGGATGGACGCAATCACCCGCCAGCGGGAGGCGGGACGCTTCACCACGGCGTCAATCAAGCCGCGAAAGACATGCTCGCCCGCGCCGCCGCGCGTGGCATCGAGTGCATCAATGAAGAGAAAAGCGGGTTTCACCCCCGGCCAGTTGTCCAGGACATCGATGACCCGGTGTTCGAGCCCAAGTTCGAGACGCATTCCCTCCGCCGACACGACCGGCAACTGGTCAACGGCCAACTCGATGACGTCGCATTTTTGCTCACGGAGAGCGGCCGCGGCGGCGCTGATGACCGCGCTTTTGCCAGCGCCCGGCTCGCCGATAACAAGGAAGGAGCCGCTTTTGGCAGCGTCCACCACCGACTGGGTGACGTCTCGTGCGATCGTGATGTCGGTACCCAACACGACGGTTTTCTCGAATTCCGCCAGCCGGCGGCCTGTCTCTTCGCTGTAGCGGACCAGTTGCGCGACATCCGCCTCGTAACGGGGCGGTGCTTTCAGGGGGATGCCGAGGGCAGATAGCGCGTTCCGGAATTGAGTGGCGTCACCACCCAAACGGCCTTCCATGAGATGTTGGCAATGGTTCTCCAATGCGACAAAGGCATTGGCGGCGGTACTCACTCGAGTGACGAGATGGCCCGCTCCCGCGATCGCGGCGGCGCGGTCGCCGCCAGCCATGTCGAACGAGATTACAACAACAAAAGGAAGAAGGGCACGAATGTCGCTCTCGCGCGCGGCCTCCTTCGTAAGCGCCTTCCACTCCGCCTTCAGCGCTTTGACGAAGGTATTCAGCGCGTCCTTCTGGGCGTTTGGCAATGGCGCGCTATATTTCGCCCGACGCGTGTTCAGCGCGCGCGCCAAGTCGCGTGTGACGCTGCCACTCGAATTGGGTCCTGCCGCGAGCAGCAACCGATCTTTCGCCAGGTCCAGCGGCCGGTCCCACCCTTTCTTGCCGCGGCCCTTGCGCGCGCTATGCCAGAGGCGGACCATTTGTCCTGCCGTTTTCCGTAGATCGCTTTCGGGCTGGGCAGAAAGACTGACGCCGGTTTTGGCTTGAATAAATATCCATCCGCCCGCATCGGTCTCGACCCCGCAGTCATCCACCGCGGCTTCACTCTCAAACCGGACGCCACGCGGCTTCGCGTCGCCCAATCCAAGACGGCTATCCATTGGTGCTTCTGCAAGCATCTGGACCGCGAAAACCGCGCCAACGGATGCCTGGAAGCTTACGCCCGCCGTCGTTGCACTGCCTCCAGCGCGCGCGAGTAAGTCGGCAGGCTTTTTCTTCAGAGGCGCCTTAGACACTGATTTCCCGCCCGGCGAGGTGCGTCCCTTGCCCGACTTTTTTGCCATCTTCTTGGCAGGGCCCTTGGGCGCCTTCTTTTTCTTGAGCCCTGTCCGCATACGCGGTGCGGCTCTGCTGCGCTTTGCCATAGGCCACGAACTTAGGTTGTAGGCCGCCACTCGCAAGCGAGCCAAAAATCCGAAGCGTTTTCAATGGCCTACCATTCCCGCTTGGCGTTGCCGCCGCCGGCTCATGGTCGATTCGCAACGAAGGCTTGCCTAGTTGAACTCTATTTGGGCTTTTTGGGTTTCCGGACTAGCGCTCCAAAAGGACTTTTACGTCGCCCGACCGCGCCGGGACGAAGCGTCCCGAAATAACCGGTGCGCTGGTTGTATTCCCACATCGCCTGGGTCAGCGGCTGATGATTGCGCCCGGCTCGCTCAGCCACCTTCTCAAGAAAGCGCACAATCGGGCGATGCTGAGGCTTTCGCTTGGTCGCGGTGTCGAACATGAGATCGATCAGCTCGCGCCCGAACTGAGGCTTGTTCAGATTCCGTCCTATGCGCTCCGTATAGAGGACGTCGAGGGTGCGGAGTTTGGCCTTCTTTTTCGGAAGGCTGGCACTCTCGCGGCACTCTTTAACGTCGGCGGCCGAAAACGCAGCCTGCCCCTCAGCGTAGCGCGTCAGCGCCTTCGCGAGTTCGGCGTCATTGAAGTTGTCCATCTCGAAGGACAGCTTCCATAACTTGACATAGTTCGGCCGCGTAACGCGTCGATCCGGAAAATGGATAGACGTCGCCCGCCGCAGGCCCTTACCGATATTCGTCGGGGCAAGGCCTTCATTGTCCAATAGGACAAAAGCGAACGTCTGGTGATGATGCAGATAATCAATCAGACGCCACAACGCGCTGTACGAGCTATCGGATCCACCGGTTGCGTTCGACACGCCTCTCACGTTGACCAATTCAATGCCAAGGACGCCAAGCGTTGTCGCGTACATTTTGTCGAAGAGCATTGGCACGACCGTAAGCTCGGTCGCGCCTTCCACGAAAAGCACAAGCTGCGGTTTTGGATTGACGCCAAAATCATTGGCGACAAGCTCCAGTGCCCGCAAGGGATCGTCCTCTGCCATGATGTCGGGCGTGCGTTCAATAACGGTCCGGCCGTACTCGCCGTGTGCATCAAGGGTCTCGCCGAACGCGTCCTGGTAGAACAACCGAAGCATTTTAGCCATCTCGCCGAACGCCTGCGCTCTCAAGGCCGCGTCCTTTAGCCGTTGGCGCTTCTCGACGCGGATAAAGCGCGCCAGCCCTCGCCAGTTCTCCAGCGGATCGATTAGTCGATACTGAAGAAACACACGCTCATAGATACGCTTGAGACCGGCTTTGTCGAGACCGAGCGCGCCAGCGACACCTGCCGCATCCCATTGGCGCGCGAAAGCATACCATTCCCAATTGGAAAAATGGGAGAGTCCCATCGGAATCGTGACGTGGCGTTCGTCGCCTTGTGTTTTTGGGTAATATCGGTCGGAGATAACTTGGCAGATGGCGCCTATCTCGACGCCCGAAACCAGCGTTTCCCGCGCGACGACGCGGGCAGCGTACTCAGAAAGGTTGGACTTGAGCTGATCCCCCCATTCAGGATCGATTGTTGCGTCGTCACTAAGCGCCCACTCGATTTCGACGGTCGCGGTCAGAGCCCGGAGCAGATGCTCGAGCTCAAAGATCTGAAATTGTGAATAGTAGCATTCGTGACGCCGGAGTTCCGTGTCGATCGTTGTTGAATGTGGCGATGTCTGAATCCGCGGGTCCCATGCATTTCCATGCTCCAACCAGCTCCGGATCACACGCTGACTGAAATCAAATCCTGCCAGCTCCGTTTGTATGGCGCCGTCCCAAGCTTCGTCTTCGCCTACTTGCCCAAGATCACGGTAACGGCGACCATCATCCAGGTATTCCACCTTGTGCGGCACGTCGATTCGGTAGATGCGTAGCATAGGTAGAAACAGGCCGAGCCGCTCCAGCCGACGCAGACGCTCAGCTCGCACATCCATCTTCCGAGCGCGGCAGAAGTCAACGAGACTGCCCAACGGCAATAACGGACAAACGCGATAGGCCTCCCGGTCAACGAGGGTATTGAGTATTCCGTGCGGCAAGCACCACCTAAACTTTGCGACAATAAGGCGACCGCGCTTGGGAGCTGCCGCAACACAACGAATCTAGTCCACAAATCATAGCAGATCTTTGTCAATCCCGCGGAGGAATGCAGCCGCCAGCTTCGCTGACCGGGCGCTCGTGCACCGAGCCGCACCAACCGGGCGGCCTCGGTCTCTTTTTGCAAAGGTTGAGAATTGTGGCGTCGGGTATGGTATGTTGCTGACCTCCGCACACCACCGACGTTCAACGGTGGCTGCTTTCGCCGTTGAACTGTCTCTCTTGGCATCATGAACACCCCGCGTAACCACCACTACGTGCCGCAGTTCTATCTGCGGAACTTTGCGTCTGATCCCGAGAAGAAAAAGGTTCGGACGCTCGCCAAAAGCGGCGAGTATGCCGTCTGGGCAGAGCGATCGATCGAAGGACTTGGCTTCGAACGCGACCTCTATGTGCATACCTATGCCGGTGTCCCGGTCTCGGTTGAGGACGAGATCAACCGCTCCATCGAGACGCCAATCTCAAAAAGCGACACCTGGGCCAAGATTCAAAGCGGTCGTGCGGACGCCCTTGATCGATCCGACAAGCCGATCCTGTATGCTCTGGTCCGGCATCTCGAAGCGCGTACGCCGCACTACCTTGCCACGCAGCTGGAGCTTGCGCAGCTCGCCGCGCAGCCCGAAGGCGATATACCCTTTACGGACGAGGAGCGCGCATACTATGCGGAACTCCGCGCGAACGCAGATCTCACCAAGGAAATGTTCAATTATATGTCGGCCGCAACCGACTGGAGCGAGGCGGCCTATCGCGGGGCTGGTGTGACCGTCGTTCGCACGGCCAGCGCGTTTCGGACGTCAACCATCCCCGTTTTGGCAACCCGGGCTCCGGAGCATCCTGCGTTGCGGCTGCCGCTCCCCGGGATGGTGCCGTTCGCATATAACCTCGCCCTCAATCCAACGACACTTGTGAACCTGGTCCTCGCGGATTTCGATGATGCGTTTCTCAATGTCGAGCAGGGTGAGGATTTCCGGCTAGGCATGAACCGGCAGTTCGCCGGGCAATTTGGCCACTTCCCGCATGTCCGCCATATGATCACGGACGCCAACGACGAACTGGTCCAGGACATGATGTGGGCTTATTATCGCCTCGAAAAGTCCGATGGCCTGCGCATGGTCTTTCACCGGTCGACCGACTGGGCTTCTTCAGTCTCGAAGTCTGGCGGCTAGCAAGCCTGCCGCATCCTCCAGCGTTTATGAAAGACAGTCTATGCTCACCGCGCTG
The Bradyrhizobium sp. KBS0727 genome window above contains:
- a CDS encoding TOPRIM nucleotidyl transferase/hydrolase domain-containing protein, whose protein sequence is MRAERLRRLERLGLFLPMLRIYRIDVPHKVEYLDDGRRYRDLGQVGEDEAWDGAIQTELAGFDFSQRVIRSWLEHGNAWDPRIQTSPHSTTIDTELRRHECYYSQFQIFELEHLLRALTATVEIEWALSDDATIDPEWGDQLKSNLSEYAARVVARETLVSGVEIGAICQVISDRYYPKTQGDERHVTIPMGLSHFSNWEWYAFARQWDAAGVAGALGLDKAGLKRIYERVFLQYRLIDPLENWRGLARFIRVEKRQRLKDAALRAQAFGEMAKMLRLFYQDAFGETLDAHGEYGRTVIERTPDIMAEDDPLRALELVANDFGVNPKPQLVLFVEGATELTVVPMLFDKMYATTLGVLGIELVNVRGVSNATGGSDSSYSALWRLIDYLHHHQTFAFVLLDNEGLAPTNIGKGLRRATSIHFPDRRVTRPNYVKLWKLSFEMDNFNDAELAKALTRYAEGQAAFSAADVKECRESASLPKKKAKLRTLDVLYTERIGRNLNKPQFGRELIDLMFDTATKRKPQHRPIVRFLEKVAERAGRNHQPLTQAMWEYNQRTGYFGTLRPGAVGRRKSPFGALVRKPKKPK
- a CDS encoding DUF4238 domain-containing protein; translated protein: MNTPRNHHYVPQFYLRNFASDPEKKKVRTLAKSGEYAVWAERSIEGLGFERDLYVHTYAGVPVSVEDEINRSIETPISKSDTWAKIQSGRADALDRSDKPILYALVRHLEARTPHYLATQLELAQLAAQPEGDIPFTDEERAYYAELRANADLTKEMFNYMSAATDWSEAAYRGAGVTVVRTASAFRTSTIPVLATRAPEHPALRLPLPGMVPFAYNLALNPTTLVNLVLADFDDAFLNVEQGEDFRLGMNRQFAGQFGHFPHVRHMITDANDELVQDMMWAYYRLEKSDGLRMVFHRSTDWASSVSKSGG